One stretch of Streptomyces sp. A2-16 DNA includes these proteins:
- a CDS encoding class I SAM-dependent methyltransferase → MSNPGEPVYDVDARRYVDVTDARDEADLHDVFTDIYRTNRWGSDETRSGPGSELQRMKRVIGRLGALVEDLGVRSVLDAPCGDFNWMRYVDLHGASYLGGDVVAELVSANRADHPGPGREFQLLDFTAQPVPRVDLIVCRDALVHFSYQHVVEALTRFRESGSRYLLTTTFSRTAANTDIVTGWWRPINLRLAPFGLPEPLQVIDDDESDDFYDDKVLALWDLAQIPARFPGYEPAAESGSLGA, encoded by the coding sequence GTGAGCAATCCAGGGGAGCCCGTCTACGACGTGGACGCACGGCGCTACGTCGATGTCACCGACGCCCGTGACGAGGCCGACCTGCACGACGTGTTCACGGACATCTACCGCACCAACCGCTGGGGCTCCGACGAGACCCGCTCCGGACCGGGCTCCGAACTGCAGCGCATGAAGCGGGTGATCGGCCGGCTCGGCGCACTCGTCGAGGACCTGGGCGTCCGCTCCGTGCTGGACGCGCCGTGCGGCGACTTCAACTGGATGCGGTACGTCGACCTGCACGGCGCCTCCTACCTCGGCGGGGACGTCGTCGCGGAGCTCGTCTCGGCCAACCGCGCCGACCACCCCGGTCCGGGGCGGGAGTTCCAGCTGCTCGACTTCACCGCCCAGCCCGTGCCGCGCGTCGACCTCATCGTGTGCCGGGACGCCCTCGTGCACTTCTCCTACCAGCACGTGGTGGAGGCGCTGACCCGTTTCCGGGAGAGCGGCTCGCGCTACCTGCTCACCACGACCTTCTCCCGGACGGCCGCCAACACCGACATCGTCACCGGCTGGTGGCGGCCGATCAACCTCCGGCTGGCCCCCTTCGGACTGCCCGAGCCCCTCCAGGTCATCGACGACGACGAGTCCGACGACTTCTACGACGACAAGGTTCTCGCCCTGTGGGACCTCGCGCAGATCCCCGCGCGCTTTCCGGGCTACGAGCCCGCCGCCGAGTCCGGGTCCCTGGGCGCCTGA